The following proteins come from a genomic window of Gottfriedia acidiceleris:
- a CDS encoding GNAT family N-acetyltransferase produces the protein MKLVGNTIYLRHLDVADAEDFLSYEVRNREFFKPFTYIKDESFYTLEAQQDRIKSYKEKSDNDLYYGFGIFLKETEAFIGFTMLAEVLRGDLQSCFVGYSLDEQENGKGYTTEAVKLVVEYAFNELKLHRIEAGVMPHNIGSIRVLEKAGFHKEGIAKKNVRINGKWEDHQMLAIINENE, from the coding sequence AGTTGGTAATACTATATATTTAAGACATTTAGACGTTGCAGATGCAGAGGATTTTTTATCATATGAAGTTCGAAATAGAGAGTTTTTTAAACCTTTTACATATATAAAAGACGAGAGTTTCTATACTTTGGAAGCTCAGCAAGATCGTATTAAGTCATATAAAGAGAAAAGCGACAATGATTTGTATTATGGCTTTGGTATCTTTTTAAAGGAAACAGAGGCTTTTATAGGCTTTACGATGCTTGCAGAGGTGTTAAGAGGAGATTTACAAAGTTGTTTTGTTGGTTATTCTTTAGATGAACAAGAAAATGGTAAAGGATATACAACTGAAGCTGTAAAGTTAGTTGTAGAATATGCCTTTAATGAATTAAAATTACATCGCATTGAAGCGGGTGTAATGCCTCATAACATTGGTTCAATAAGAGTATTAGAAAAGGCGGGTTTCCACAAAGAGGGAATTGCCAAGAAAAATGTACGTATAAATGGGAAATGGGAAGATCACCAAATGCTAGCTATCATTAATGAAAATGAATAA